GCCCACGAAAACATCGACTTGAAGAACTGGCGTAGCAATCACCATAGTGCCGGCTTCACTGACGAAGAACGGACCAAGTTTGACCGCCTCCTTGCAGCGGGCTATACCGACACATTCCGGCATTTCTATCCTGACCAAACCGACATTTACTCATGGTGGAGTTATCGTGGGCATGCACGTGACAACAATTCTGGTTGGCGAATTGACTACTTTATTACGTCACAGCAATTAGACAGTCAGCTCCTAAACGCCCGCATTCATAATGAAATTTTTGGTTCCGATCACTGTCCAGTGGAACTCGATATTATCCTTCCGAACCATTAACTTGAAAATTAACGAGATTCTTTGTACGATAATCCTATTCTTTAGAAACGGTGGTGGCAACTTTGAACTTTGTCGCAATGGACTTTGAAACGGCGAACGCGAAACGCGACAGTGCTTGTTCACTGGCGCTAACGGTTGTCCGTAATAACCAAATCAGCGATGAATTTTACACACTCATCAAACCAGAGAGCGATTTTTTCTGGCGGAACGTCCAAATTCATGGGATTCATGAAGCAGATGTCGCAGACGCGCCCAAGTTTCCAGACGTTTGGCAACACATTGCACCATTCTTCCAACGCGACCGCCTCGTAATTGCGCACAACGCGCCTTTTGATATTGGTGTGTTACGCAATACGCTTGCCCACTACGGCATCAGCGCGCCGGAGTACCTATCCATGGATACCGTCAAGACCAGTCAACGGTTCTATCCAGAATTGCCTAATCACAAGCTGGATACAGTCTGTCAAGCACTGGATATCGACCTGCAGCATCATCATAATGCACTAGATGACAGCCTAGCTTGCGCCAACATTTTACTCACCGAAGCGCAAGCTTTTGGAACTGAGCAACTCAAACCTTTCGTTCGCGTTCAGGGTTAAAATTAAATTTATGCAAGTCCAGCAATAAGATGCTGGACTTTTTTGTTTACGCATCGCTACCGATTATCAATACTCGTAGACAGCTTATCAATTCCCCCAACCGACTGGGAGATGAGCCAATCATTCACAAGCCGTCGCCGGTTAGACCTGGTTCGTCAACGCTTAAATTCCGGCCCATCTACTATCAGAACCTGTTTGCCGTCAGTTCAGCGAATCCCGGATTTCAAACCCAGATTCCCATATCAATAG
This Lactiplantibacillus plantarum DNA region includes the following protein-coding sequences:
- a CDS encoding 3'-5' exonuclease; this encodes MNFVAMDFETANAKRDSACSLALTVVRNNQISDEFYTLIKPESDFFWRNVQIHGIHEADVADAPKFPDVWQHIAPFFQRDRLVIAHNAPFDIGVLRNTLAHYGISAPEYLSMDTVKTSQRFYPELPNHKLDTVCQALDIDLQHHHNALDDSLACANILLTEAQAFGTEQLKPFVRVQG